From a single Collibacillus ludicampi genomic region:
- the clpP gene encoding ATP-dependent Clp endopeptidase proteolytic subunit ClpP — MNLVPIVVEQTSRGERSYDIYSRLLKDRIIFLGSPIDDTVANSIIAQMLFLAAEDPEKDISLYINSPGGSITAGMAIYDTMQYIKPDVSTICVGLAASMGSFLLMAGAKGKRYALPNSEVMIHQPLGGTRGQASDIKIHAERIIKMRDKLNRIYAERTGQPLERIERDTDRDYFMSAEEAKEYGLIDQVIEKIGK; from the coding sequence ATGAATTTAGTGCCGATCGTGGTGGAACAAACCAGCCGTGGAGAAAGATCGTACGATATTTACTCCCGGCTGTTGAAAGACCGAATTATCTTTTTAGGCAGTCCCATAGATGATACAGTAGCAAATTCGATCATTGCACAAATGCTGTTCCTTGCGGCAGAAGATCCGGAGAAAGACATCAGCTTGTATATCAATTCTCCGGGGGGGTCGATTACGGCAGGAATGGCTATCTATGATACGATGCAGTATATCAAGCCCGACGTTTCAACCATCTGTGTAGGATTGGCCGCTTCCATGGGCTCTTTTCTCTTGATGGCAGGCGCGAAAGGGAAACGCTATGCGCTGCCTAACTCTGAAGTAATGATTCACCAGCCGCTTGGCGGTACACGCGGTCAAGCTTCCGATATCAAAATCCATGCGGAACGGATTATCAAGATGCGCGACAAGTTAAACCGAATCTACGCGGAACGGACCGGACAACCGCTCGAGCGAATCGAACGGGATACCGACCGTGATTATTTCATGAGTGCTGAAGAGGCGAAAGAATACGGGTTAATCGACCAGGTCATTGAAAAAATCGGTAAATAA
- a CDS encoding DUF896 domain-containing protein translates to MLAKEKLERINALARKAKTSGLTEAEAREQQALRQEYLEVFRREFRKQLESIQFVDDVPVQ, encoded by the coding sequence ATGCTCGCTAAGGAAAAACTCGAACGGATTAACGCATTGGCGCGTAAAGCGAAAACGAGCGGTTTGACAGAGGCAGAAGCCCGCGAGCAACAAGCTTTACGCCAAGAGTACCTTGAAGTGTTCCGCCGTGAATTCCGCAAACAACTGGAATCCATCCAGTTTGTTGATGACGTTCCGGTTCAATGA
- the typA gene encoding translational GTPase TypA has product MSDTRNLRNIAIIAHVDHGKTTLVDQLLVQSGIFRENEHVEERVMDSNDLERERGITILAKNTAIEYGGYRINIVDTPGHADFGGEVERIMKMVDGVLLVVDAFEGVMPQTKFVLRKALEQNLVPIIVVNKVDRPNARPEEVVDEVLDLFIELGANDDQIEFPVVYTSAIQGTSSTDPHQQGPDMKPLFETIISHIPAPQGEKDAPLQYQVTLLDYNEYIGRIAIGRIHRGHVKAGQQVAVIKRDGMIERVRISKLFGFRGLNRVEIEQAEAGDIVALAGLGEINVGETVADVEHPQALPLLHIDEPTLQMTFLVNDSPFAGREGKYVTSRKLRERLLKELETDVSLRVEETDSPDAFIVSGRGELHLAILIETMRREGYELQVSKPEVIIKEENGVKLEPYEHLVVDVPEEYMGPVMERLGTRKADMINMVNSGSGHVRLEFLIPARGLIGFRTEFLTETRGYGIMNHSFDSYRPTKGDIQGRHQGVLIASETGTATTYGIEALEDRGVMFITPGTEVYEGMIVGEHTRDHDLTVNPCKEKHITNIRSATKEETTRLKAARILTLEQALEYLNEDEYCEVTPLSIRLRKKYLKKSERDRYVKQKQYGNK; this is encoded by the coding sequence ATGAGTGATACACGAAATCTACGGAATATCGCGATCATCGCACACGTCGACCACGGGAAAACCACATTGGTCGACCAACTGCTCGTGCAATCGGGGATTTTCCGAGAAAACGAACATGTGGAAGAACGGGTCATGGACAGCAACGACTTGGAACGTGAGCGGGGAATCACGATTCTCGCCAAAAATACGGCGATTGAGTATGGCGGGTATCGTATCAATATTGTCGATACACCTGGACACGCCGATTTTGGCGGTGAAGTGGAACGCATCATGAAAATGGTCGATGGCGTGTTGCTCGTGGTGGATGCATTTGAAGGCGTTATGCCGCAAACCAAGTTTGTCTTGCGTAAAGCACTGGAACAAAACTTGGTTCCGATCATTGTTGTCAACAAAGTTGACCGCCCTAACGCGCGGCCGGAAGAAGTTGTGGATGAAGTCCTTGATTTATTTATCGAATTGGGAGCGAATGACGATCAAATTGAGTTTCCTGTTGTCTATACGTCCGCCATTCAGGGAACGTCAAGTACGGATCCGCATCAGCAAGGCCCCGACATGAAACCTTTGTTTGAAACGATCATCAGTCATATTCCCGCCCCTCAGGGGGAAAAGGACGCTCCCTTGCAGTATCAGGTTACCTTATTGGACTACAATGAGTATATAGGGCGTATCGCGATCGGGCGAATCCATCGCGGACATGTCAAAGCGGGACAACAGGTTGCAGTGATCAAACGAGACGGCATGATCGAACGGGTACGCATCAGCAAGCTGTTCGGATTTCGCGGCTTGAATCGGGTGGAAATTGAACAAGCGGAGGCAGGGGATATCGTCGCGCTCGCAGGACTGGGGGAAATCAATGTAGGAGAGACGGTTGCGGATGTCGAACATCCTCAAGCATTGCCGCTCTTGCATATCGACGAACCGACTTTACAGATGACATTCCTGGTGAATGATTCTCCTTTTGCCGGGCGTGAAGGGAAATACGTAACTTCGCGCAAACTGCGGGAACGCCTGCTGAAAGAATTGGAGACGGATGTATCTCTGCGTGTGGAGGAGACCGATTCGCCCGACGCTTTTATCGTTTCGGGACGCGGAGAATTACATCTTGCGATATTGATTGAAACGATGAGACGTGAAGGTTACGAATTGCAAGTATCGAAACCGGAAGTGATCATCAAAGAAGAAAACGGCGTGAAGCTGGAGCCTTATGAACACCTCGTGGTGGATGTGCCCGAAGAGTATATGGGACCTGTGATGGAACGCCTGGGGACGAGGAAAGCAGACATGATCAATATGGTGAATTCGGGATCCGGTCATGTGAGACTTGAATTTCTCATTCCGGCACGTGGCTTAATCGGATTCCGTACCGAATTTTTGACAGAGACGCGCGGATATGGAATCATGAATCACAGTTTTGATTCCTATCGTCCGACCAAAGGGGACATTCAGGGGCGCCATCAAGGCGTGTTGATCGCAAGCGAAACAGGCACTGCCACGACGTACGGAATTGAAGCGTTAGAAGATCGCGGTGTGATGTTCATCACTCCGGGTACGGAAGTATACGAAGGGATGATCGTCGGGGAGCATACGCGTGACCATGATTTGACTGTAAACCCATGCAAGGAAAAACACATCACGAATATCCGCTCGGCGACGAAGGAAGAGACGACACGCTTGAAAGCTGCACGCATATTAACGTTGGAGCAAGCGCTCGAATATTTGAATGAAGACGAGTATTGCGAAGTGACCCCTTTATCGATTCGTCTGCGCAAGAAATACTTGAAAAAGTCGGAACGGGACCGTTATGTGAAACAAAAACAGTACGGCAATAAATAA
- the thiI gene encoding tRNA uracil 4-sulfurtransferase ThiI, with product MMYSLILVRFGEIGIKGKNRSDFERKLVENIVQMLKGMDVRVMRADGRIWVRVGERDNYAEVIERLRFVPGIVSVSPVREVPLDLEEIKKSAVEIMQRLIHTSRKPVTFKVESRRANKQFPLSSPEIARTLGGHLLRHIPDIKVDVHEPDLVLWCEVRANEAYIYSEVIPGPGGLPVGASGRVLLLLSGGIDSPVAGWMALKRGAELEAIHFHSFPFTSERARQKVEDLAKILARYAGKVRLHVVHFTEVQKAIRQHCPEELSITIMRRFMFRIADRIAHQRKALALVTGESLGQVASQTLESMYTINHVTTMPVLRPLVALDKTEIMRIAKEIGTYETSILPYEDCCTIFLPKSPKTRPRVDEAIEAEQNLDIESLVKEAVEKTETVVFQRETESF from the coding sequence ATGATGTACAGTCTTATTTTGGTTCGTTTTGGGGAAATCGGGATCAAAGGAAAGAACCGTTCCGATTTCGAGAGAAAGCTCGTGGAAAATATTGTACAGATGCTCAAAGGTATGGATGTTCGGGTGATGAGGGCGGATGGCAGAATATGGGTACGAGTGGGCGAGCGCGATAACTACGCAGAAGTCATTGAACGATTGCGCTTTGTCCCCGGCATTGTTTCCGTATCGCCCGTCCGGGAAGTTCCTCTTGATTTGGAAGAGATCAAGAAGTCTGCAGTTGAGATCATGCAGCGACTGATCCATACTTCGCGAAAGCCAGTTACTTTTAAGGTGGAATCGAGACGCGCGAACAAACAGTTTCCTTTGAGCTCTCCTGAAATCGCGCGAACATTAGGAGGACATTTGCTGCGGCATATTCCAGACATCAAAGTGGACGTGCACGAGCCGGACTTGGTTCTTTGGTGTGAGGTACGTGCAAACGAAGCGTACATTTACTCAGAAGTGATTCCTGGTCCGGGAGGATTACCTGTGGGGGCTTCAGGTCGGGTGCTTCTTCTATTGTCCGGCGGGATCGATTCACCGGTAGCCGGTTGGATGGCTCTCAAACGTGGAGCTGAACTGGAAGCAATCCATTTTCACTCTTTTCCTTTCACGAGCGAGCGGGCGAGACAAAAGGTGGAGGATTTGGCAAAGATCTTGGCACGGTACGCGGGAAAGGTTCGTTTGCACGTCGTTCACTTTACGGAAGTTCAAAAAGCGATTCGGCAACATTGCCCGGAAGAACTATCGATAACGATCATGCGACGATTCATGTTCCGTATAGCTGACCGAATTGCCCATCAGAGAAAGGCGTTGGCATTAGTCACAGGGGAAAGTTTGGGACAAGTGGCTTCTCAGACATTGGAAAGTATGTACACCATCAATCATGTCACCACGATGCCTGTGCTTAGACCGCTGGTCGCCCTCGACAAAACGGAAATCATGCGCATTGCTAAGGAAATAGGGACATATGAAACATCGATCCTCCCGTATGAAGATTGTTGCACGATATTCCTGCCGAAGTCACCGAAAACGCGTCCTCGTGTCGATGAAGCGATTGAGGCGGAGCAGAATCTAGACATCGAATCCCTTGTCAAGGAAGCGGTGGAGAAAACCGAAACGGTCGTGTTCCAGCGGGAAACGGAATCATTCTAA
- a CDS encoding DUF1450 domain-containing protein, producing the protein MVRIDFCRSNVDAFTSELFEELRALEPQVRVNRYGCLANCGECSQKPYAFVDDELVTADTVSELKEKILSLIRQKTPGIIHSR; encoded by the coding sequence GTGGTACGTATCGATTTCTGCAGAAGTAACGTGGACGCGTTTACAAGTGAGCTATTTGAAGAATTGCGGGCGTTGGAACCCCAAGTCCGGGTCAACCGCTATGGCTGTCTGGCCAATTGCGGGGAATGCAGCCAAAAACCTTACGCTTTTGTGGACGACGAGCTGGTGACTGCGGATACAGTATCTGAATTGAAAGAAAAGATCCTTTCGCTCATCCGTCAGAAGACTCCAGGAATCATCCACTCGCGGTAA
- a CDS encoding class I SAM-dependent methyltransferase, producing the protein MNDLEQIISQEIKEQGPITFYRFQEYCLYHPLHGYYNSSRHKIGKQGDFYTSPSVHPVFGETIARFLLQKWEEIGKPSVYTVVEYGAGTGNMAHAILSEVARCDSPIRTVFRYCIIERSPRLRSIQQEKLQGYPVSWIHSPSEIAPFDGCVVSNELIDAFPVHLVEKTKNGLQELYVDVDGNRFFEKRGDLSKPEIEEYISAYVPHLINGQKIEINLDALAWLAEVGQSMRCGHVVTIDYGYTAEMLYHPSRIKGTLRGFRQHRLIENPFESPGETDLTHDVNFTALMNYGESIGLETTFFGSQAEFLIQAGILERLSVNEGNDPFRDEVLKRNMAIKHLILPGVMGTAFQVLVQQRINV; encoded by the coding sequence ATGAACGATTTGGAACAGATCATCAGTCAAGAGATCAAAGAGCAAGGACCGATCACATTTTATCGTTTTCAGGAGTATTGTTTATATCACCCGCTACACGGTTATTATAACAGTTCGCGTCATAAGATCGGTAAGCAGGGCGATTTTTATACGTCTCCCTCTGTTCATCCGGTGTTCGGGGAAACGATCGCCCGTTTTCTACTGCAAAAGTGGGAGGAGATCGGAAAGCCTTCCGTCTATACAGTCGTCGAATATGGTGCGGGTACCGGAAATATGGCGCATGCAATTCTCAGTGAAGTTGCACGCTGTGATTCACCAATTCGCACCGTATTTCGTTATTGTATCATCGAACGATCCCCAAGACTTCGTTCGATACAGCAAGAAAAGCTGCAAGGTTACCCAGTCAGTTGGATCCATTCTCCTTCGGAGATCGCTCCTTTTGACGGTTGTGTTGTGTCAAATGAGTTGATCGATGCATTTCCCGTACATCTCGTGGAGAAAACGAAAAACGGACTCCAAGAGTTATACGTCGATGTGGATGGAAACCGTTTCTTCGAAAAACGAGGAGATCTCTCGAAACCGGAGATCGAGGAATACATTTCCGCTTATGTCCCCCATCTCATCAACGGACAAAAGATTGAAATCAACCTGGATGCACTTGCGTGGCTTGCCGAAGTGGGCCAATCGATGAGATGTGGTCATGTTGTCACGATCGATTACGGTTATACAGCGGAAATGCTCTACCACCCGTCGCGCATCAAAGGTACGTTAAGAGGGTTTCGTCAACACCGGCTGATTGAGAATCCCTTTGAATCTCCCGGAGAGACGGATCTTACACATGATGTGAATTTTACGGCACTGATGAATTACGGGGAATCGATTGGTTTAGAGACCACATTTTTCGGCAGCCAGGCCGAATTTTTGATCCAAGCGGGAATCCTTGAGAGACTGAGCGTGAATGAAGGGAATGATCCTTTTCGCGATGAAGTTTTGAAACGGAATATGGCGATTAAACATTTGATTCTGCCAGGCGTGATGGGAACCGCGTTTCAAGTTCTCGTGCAACAAAGAATAAATGTGTAG
- a CDS encoding SGNH/GDSL hydrolase family protein: MGILVVLGDSISVGVGASHPLASYTARLGPAKVIAKDGWTSKRLLKEVRKQPERMWKAAEDVLILIGGNDLVWSLPYFLTVKTREKALQKIIKEYEKNLHSICSIITPLIRGKLILVGLYNPLPNSDFARRAVLRMNDAIRQTAASYKALYIDLFPKFEGRQSALIDGYKKGLLSDMRLLGANPIHPNDKGHQLIAEAILEGTEKSLQSSGIKETKKEYKKKTKEKPAVSSYADKNRSGGRAKRKRLTRTQKGKRR, encoded by the coding sequence TTGGGGATCTTGGTTGTTCTTGGGGACTCGATTTCAGTAGGGGTAGGGGCATCGCATCCGCTCGCTAGCTATACCGCAAGGCTTGGACCGGCCAAAGTCATTGCGAAAGACGGATGGACTTCAAAGCGGTTGCTCAAAGAAGTGAGGAAGCAGCCGGAGCGAATGTGGAAAGCTGCGGAAGATGTATTGATACTCATTGGCGGGAATGATCTGGTTTGGAGTCTGCCTTACTTTCTAACCGTCAAAACGAGAGAAAAAGCCCTTCAGAAAATTATCAAGGAGTACGAAAAGAACCTCCACTCCATCTGTTCGATCATCACCCCCTTGATCCGCGGTAAGCTCATTCTAGTCGGTCTCTACAATCCTTTGCCGAACTCCGATTTCGCCAGACGAGCGGTATTGCGGATGAATGATGCGATCCGCCAGACTGCCGCTTCTTATAAAGCACTATATATTGACCTGTTTCCAAAATTTGAAGGTCGTCAATCAGCATTAATCGACGGGTATAAAAAAGGACTCCTGTCGGATATGCGCCTCTTGGGGGCTAATCCGATTCATCCGAATGATAAAGGCCATCAATTGATAGCGGAAGCAATTTTGGAAGGAACAGAGAAATCTCTGCAATCTTCAGGAATAAAAGAAACAAAAAAAGAGTACAAAAAGAAGACGAAAGAAAAGCCTGCAGTTTCCTCATACGCGGACAAGAACAGGTCAGGCGGGAGAGCGAAGAGAAAACGATTGACTCGAACGCAGAAGGGGAAGCGGAGATAG
- a CDS encoding sigma-54 interaction domain-containing protein, giving the protein MKAIRILIVGAGKGGSAVLRAFRNLAKVQVIAIVDVNEEAPGLRLARKMGIMTGRDFTDFLTNDVDMIIEATGKMDVYEEILEKKPPRAILIPGTVASLIMSLIDEKEALIHRLSLQRKELDVILNSTHDAMIAVNADGVITLFNAAAERLTGLKAHEVIGYLVRDKIPNSRLHIVLETGVPEINQLQVLHDNRIITNRVPVRDENGTIVGAVAVFRDVTEVLALAEEVTNLKEMRSMLEAIISSTHDAISVVDEKGHGILINPAYTRLTGLKEQDVIGKPATVDIAEGESMHLRVLKTQQPVRGVHMKVGPKRRDVIVNVAPIIVDGVLKGSVGVIHDMSEIKMLSDELDKAKQLIRTLQAKYTFDDIIGSSAEMVMALEQARIAANTSATVLLRGESGTGKELFAHAIHNASARKYKQFVRVNCAAISETLLESELFGYVEGAFTGARRGGKKGLFEEASGGTIFLDEIGELTMSTQAKILRVLQEKEIVRVGSSQAIPVNVRVIAATNVNLERAIQRGTFREDLYYRLNVLPIIIPSLRYRKEDIVPIAHKLIQKFNQEYGRNVEKLSEGAIARMMAYHWPGNVRELENVLGRAIINMQFTETVIEPHHLPDLPPERKKEDDSPSVQKEQIANEEHVCSRTLAEILEEVEQAHIRRVLKRTKGNKTEAAKILGIAIRSLYYKLEKYGIQNI; this is encoded by the coding sequence ATGAAAGCGATACGTATCTTGATCGTCGGTGCAGGCAAAGGCGGTTCTGCCGTGCTTCGCGCCTTTCGCAATCTCGCCAAAGTACAAGTGATCGCGATCGTGGATGTGAATGAAGAGGCACCCGGATTGCGCCTAGCGAGAAAAATGGGAATCATGACAGGAAGGGATTTTACCGACTTCTTAACGAACGATGTGGATATGATTATCGAAGCTACCGGAAAGATGGACGTGTATGAGGAAATCTTAGAGAAAAAACCACCCCGTGCGATTTTGATCCCTGGGACGGTAGCTTCCTTAATCATGTCGTTGATCGATGAAAAAGAGGCGTTGATTCACCGTTTATCTTTGCAGCGCAAAGAGCTGGATGTCATTTTAAACTCTACGCATGATGCGATGATCGCTGTGAATGCGGACGGAGTCATCACTCTCTTCAACGCGGCCGCGGAACGATTAACCGGCTTGAAAGCGCACGAAGTCATCGGTTATTTAGTCAGAGACAAAATACCGAATTCCCGCTTGCATATCGTTTTGGAAACGGGTGTTCCCGAAATCAATCAATTGCAAGTTTTGCACGACAACCGGATCATCACCAATCGCGTTCCCGTTCGTGATGAAAACGGTACGATCGTCGGGGCGGTTGCTGTTTTTCGCGATGTAACGGAAGTACTAGCCCTGGCTGAAGAAGTCACCAATTTAAAAGAGATGCGCTCGATGCTGGAAGCGATCATCAGTTCGACCCATGACGCGATTTCCGTTGTCGATGAAAAAGGGCATGGGATCTTGATCAATCCTGCTTATACGCGCCTGACAGGCCTGAAAGAACAGGATGTGATCGGCAAACCGGCTACGGTGGATATCGCGGAAGGTGAATCCATGCACCTGCGTGTCTTGAAAACCCAGCAGCCTGTAAGGGGTGTTCATATGAAAGTGGGCCCCAAACGGCGAGATGTCATAGTGAATGTGGCACCGATCATCGTCGATGGGGTTTTAAAAGGCTCCGTGGGTGTCATTCATGATATGTCGGAAATCAAGATGCTGTCGGATGAACTGGATAAGGCAAAGCAATTGATCCGCACACTACAGGCGAAATACACGTTTGACGACATCATTGGCTCATCCGCCGAAATGGTGATGGCATTGGAACAGGCGCGCATCGCGGCAAACACGTCGGCCACTGTTCTATTGCGCGGCGAATCGGGAACGGGAAAAGAGTTGTTCGCGCACGCGATTCACAACGCTTCAGCGCGCAAATATAAACAATTCGTCCGCGTGAATTGTGCCGCAATATCCGAGACCCTGCTCGAGAGCGAATTGTTCGGATATGTTGAAGGCGCTTTCACAGGAGCGAGACGCGGCGGAAAGAAAGGATTGTTTGAAGAAGCGTCTGGCGGAACGATTTTTCTGGACGAAATCGGTGAACTTACGATGAGTACACAAGCCAAGATCTTGCGCGTCCTGCAAGAAAAGGAAATCGTACGCGTGGGATCATCGCAAGCGATTCCCGTAAACGTCCGCGTCATCGCTGCGACCAATGTCAATCTGGAAAGGGCGATTCAGCGAGGAACGTTCCGTGAAGATCTTTATTATCGTCTGAACGTGTTGCCGATCATCATCCCTTCTTTGCGTTATCGCAAAGAAGATATCGTGCCGATCGCTCACAAACTGATTCAGAAATTTAACCAAGAATATGGGCGGAATGTGGAGAAACTATCGGAAGGCGCGATCGCACGCATGATGGCCTATCATTGGCCGGGGAATGTTCGAGAATTGGAGAATGTGTTGGGACGGGCGATCATCAATATGCAGTTTACGGAAACTGTGATCGAACCTCATCACTTGCCGGATCTTCCGCCAGAGAGAAAAAAAGAAGACGATTCTCCGAGTGTACAGAAAGAACAAATTGCGAACGAAGAACATGTGTGCTCGCGAACATTAGCGGAAATACTCGAGGAAGTGGAGCAAGCTCATATCAGACGTGTTCTGAAACGTACGAAAGGGAATAAAACGGAAGCTGCTAAAATTCTTGGGATCGCGATCCGCAGTCTGTATTACAAACTCGAGAAATATGGCATACAGAATATATGA
- a CDS encoding cysteine desulfurase family protein translates to MASEIYLDNSATTQPYREVVEEMCKTLTDTYGNPSSLHRKGLESERKIEQAREIIAKTIGVKKQEIFFTSGGTEANNLAVQGIAKAYRMRGKHIISSQIEHKSVLDVLSHLEEEGYRVTYLPVDEEGRVRPSDLANALQDDTILVSIMYTNNETGAIQPIDEIGEILTRHRKVLFHVDAVQAYGKVPLRLKENRIDLLTMSAHKIHGPKGVGALYVRSGVHLQPLVFGGGQEHGVRSGTENVAGIAGFAKAVQMTFQNLEETRKHMCKLRDALIAGIRREIPDARINTPLGEHAAPHIVNVSFPGVRGEVLVHALETEGIYVSTGSACTSKEDKYSHVLAAMGLSEPELIGSIRLSFAKENTPEEVETTVQLLKKIVNDLRVLSRR, encoded by the coding sequence ATGGCCTCGGAGATCTATCTGGATAATAGTGCCACGACCCAACCTTATAGGGAAGTGGTTGAGGAGATGTGCAAAACGCTGACGGATACATACGGCAATCCGTCTTCATTACATAGAAAAGGGCTGGAAAGTGAAAGGAAGATTGAACAGGCGAGAGAGATCATCGCCAAAACAATAGGTGTTAAGAAACAGGAAATCTTTTTTACTTCAGGCGGCACCGAAGCGAACAATCTGGCCGTTCAGGGGATAGCCAAAGCCTACCGGATGAGAGGAAAACATATCATCAGTTCGCAAATCGAACACAAATCGGTGCTCGATGTATTGTCACATCTGGAAGAAGAAGGTTATCGCGTGACATACCTGCCTGTGGATGAAGAAGGGCGAGTGCGGCCAAGCGATTTGGCGAATGCACTGCAGGATGACACGATTCTGGTTTCCATTATGTACACGAACAACGAAACGGGGGCTATACAGCCGATTGACGAAATTGGGGAAATTTTGACCCGTCATCGCAAAGTTCTTTTTCATGTCGACGCTGTACAGGCATACGGGAAAGTTCCGCTTCGGTTGAAAGAAAACAGAATCGATCTGTTAACGATGTCCGCTCATAAGATTCACGGACCCAAAGGTGTCGGTGCTTTGTATGTCCGTTCCGGCGTTCACTTGCAACCGCTCGTTTTCGGCGGCGGGCAAGAACACGGCGTGCGTTCCGGGACGGAGAACGTTGCGGGTATTGCCGGGTTCGCAAAAGCTGTGCAGATGACATTCCAAAACCTTGAAGAAACGCGGAAACACATGTGTAAACTGCGTGATGCTTTGATTGCAGGGATTCGGAGGGAGATTCCGGATGCTCGCATCAATACGCCATTAGGAGAACATGCGGCACCGCATATCGTCAATGTTTCGTTTCCCGGTGTTCGCGGTGAAGTTTTGGTACATGCTTTGGAAACGGAAGGAATCTATGTATCGACGGGTTCGGCTTGTACGTCGAAAGAAGATAAATACAGCCATGTCCTGGCAGCCATGGGCTTGTCAGAGCCGGAACTGATCGGTTCGATCCGCTTGTCGTTCGCAAAAGAAAATACACCGGAAGAAGTGGAGACCACAGTGCAATTACTGAAAAAAATCGTTAACGATTTACGTGTGTTATCACGGAGGTAA
- a CDS encoding ArsJ-associated glyceraldehyde-3-phosphate dehydrogenase gives MAIKIAINGFGRIGRMVFRRAMNDPDLDIVAINGTADAHTLAHLLKYDSIHGRLDAKLEAEENALIVNDKRIQILSDREPLNLPWGDLGIDIVIEATGKFRSKETAGKHLQKGAKKVIITAPGKDEDITIVMGVNEEAYDPENHHIISNASCTTNCLAPVAKVLHKRFGIQQGLMTTVHAYTNDQKNLDNPHKDLRRARACATSIIPTTTGAAKAVALVIPELKGKLNGLALRVPTTNVSIVDLVATLEKEITAEEVNQALREAAEGELKDILAFTDEPLVSVDFVGHSASSIVDGLSTMVVGERTVKVLAWYDNEWGYSCRVVDLARMVGQKMYQKEPVLMH, from the coding sequence ATGGCAATCAAGATAGCAATTAATGGTTTTGGTCGAATCGGCAGAATGGTCTTCCGTAGAGCGATGAACGACCCCGACTTGGATATCGTTGCGATCAATGGTACGGCTGATGCACATACGCTTGCACATTTACTGAAATATGATTCGATACATGGACGACTGGATGCCAAACTCGAAGCAGAAGAAAATGCACTGATTGTAAATGATAAGAGAATACAAATCCTTTCCGATCGCGAACCATTGAATCTTCCTTGGGGAGATTTGGGAATCGATATCGTCATCGAAGCGACTGGTAAATTTCGTTCGAAGGAAACCGCCGGAAAACATCTGCAAAAAGGTGCCAAGAAGGTGATTATCACGGCACCGGGGAAAGATGAAGATATTACGATCGTGATGGGGGTCAACGAAGAAGCGTATGATCCGGAAAATCATCATATCATTTCCAACGCTTCCTGTACGACCAATTGTCTGGCGCCGGTCGCAAAAGTTCTGCACAAACGTTTCGGTATTCAACAAGGACTTATGACGACCGTTCACGCATATACGAACGATCAAAAGAATCTTGATAACCCGCACAAAGATTTGCGCCGAGCACGCGCATGCGCCACGTCGATCATTCCTACGACAACAGGTGCGGCCAAAGCGGTGGCACTCGTGATCCCCGAATTGAAAGGAAAATTGAACGGGCTTGCATTGCGTGTCCCCACCACCAATGTATCGATCGTTGACTTGGTGGCTACACTGGAGAAAGAGATTACAGCCGAAGAAGTGAACCAGGCGCTTCGCGAAGCGGCAGAAGGTGAATTGAAAGATATTCTCGCCTTTACGGATGAACCGCTGGTGTCTGTTGATTTTGTCGGCCATTCCGCTTCTTCGATTGTTGACGGTCTTTCTACGATGGTCGTGGGTGAACGCACAGTTAAAGTACTGGCATGGTATGACAACGAATGGGGATACTCCTGCCGGGTCGTTGACCTTGCCCGGATGGTCGGACAAAAAATGTATCAAAAAGAACCGGTGCTCATGCACTGA
- a CDS encoding DUF2627 family protein, whose product MARIMSWSILTAIFLIAGYGLNLLRDALMDKLSDPQTVIWWRVLLGFLLMSSGISYLGGFIYYRDKKRGNVKKPAWVLRKNTEIDKRGYFDHSEEKRVR is encoded by the coding sequence ATGGCGCGTATCATGTCCTGGAGCATCCTGACCGCGATCTTCCTCATCGCCGGTTACGGTTTGAATCTTCTGCGAGATGCATTGATGGATAAATTAAGCGATCCCCAAACGGTCATCTGGTGGCGTGTACTGCTCGGTTTTCTGCTCATGTCTAGCGGAATTTCTTACCTTGGCGGTTTTATCTATTATCGTGACAAAAAACGGGGAAATGTCAAAAAACCGGCTTGGGTGTTACGGAAGAATACAGAGATTGATAAAAGGGGATATTTTGATCATTCGGAAGAAAAAAGAGTGCGATGA